A region from the Citrobacter koseri ATCC BAA-895 genome encodes:
- the sitD gene encoding iron/manganese ABC transporter permease subunit SitD — MRLTALLEPFQFDFMINALMVSAIVAIPCALLSVFLVLKGWALMGDAMSHAVFPGIVLAYIAGIPLAIGAFIAGLFCAVATGYLDDNSRIKRDTIMGIVFSGMFGAGLVLYVSIQSEVHLDHILFGDMLGVSISDILQTALIALGIALIIGLKWKDFLLHAFDPHQAKASGLNTSLLHYGLLCMIALTIVATLKSVGIILSISLLIAPGAIAILLTRRFARALMLAVTLSVVTSFLGVYLSFFLDSAPAPTIVVLFTAIFIVAFIYATLRERRSEMQLKQQL; from the coding sequence ATGCGCTTAACCGCCTTACTGGAACCCTTCCAGTTTGATTTTATGATCAACGCGCTCATGGTCTCGGCAATTGTGGCGATCCCCTGCGCGTTATTGTCGGTGTTTCTGGTGCTGAAAGGCTGGGCGTTAATGGGCGACGCCATGAGTCACGCCGTGTTCCCCGGCATTGTGCTGGCCTATATCGCCGGTATTCCGCTGGCCATCGGCGCGTTTATTGCCGGGCTATTCTGCGCGGTTGCCACCGGCTATCTCGACGATAACAGCCGCATTAAGCGCGATACCATCATGGGAATCGTCTTCTCAGGAATGTTTGGCGCAGGGCTGGTGCTGTACGTTTCTATCCAGTCTGAAGTCCATCTGGATCATATTCTGTTCGGCGATATGCTGGGCGTGTCCATCAGCGATATTCTGCAAACGGCGCTGATTGCGCTGGGTATTGCGCTGATTATCGGGCTGAAATGGAAAGACTTTTTACTGCATGCCTTCGATCCGCACCAGGCAAAAGCCAGCGGCCTTAATACCTCCCTGCTGCATTATGGCCTGTTGTGCATGATCGCGTTGACCATCGTCGCAACGCTGAAATCGGTGGGGATTATTCTTTCCATCTCGCTGTTAATCGCCCCTGGCGCGATTGCGATTTTGCTGACGCGGCGTTTTGCCCGCGCGCTGATGTTGGCGGTCACGCTGTCGGTCGTCACCTCTTTTCTCGGCGTTTATCTGTCGTTTTTCCTCGACAGCGCCCCTGCGCCAACCATCGTAGTATTGTTCACTGCGATCTTCATCGTGGCATTTATTTACGCTACGTTGCGGGAGCGGCGTTCCGAAATGCAGCTCAAACAGCAGTTATAA